In Harpia harpyja isolate bHarHar1 chromosome Z, bHarHar1 primary haplotype, whole genome shotgun sequence, a single window of DNA contains:
- the ARL8B gene encoding ADP-ribosylation factor-like protein 8B: protein MLALLSRLLDWFRSLFWKEEMELTLVGLQYSGKTTFVNVIASGQFSEDMIPTVGFNMRKVTKGNVTIKIWDIGGQPRFRSMWERYCRGVNAIVYMVDAADREKIEASRNELHNLLDKPQLQGIPVLVLGNKRDLPNALDEKQLIEKMNLAAIQDREICCYSISCKEKDNIDITLQWLIQHSKSRRS, encoded by the exons ATGCTGGCGCTGCTCTCCCGGCTGCTGGACTGGTTCCGCTCGCTCTTCTGGAAGGAGGAAATGGAGCTCACCCTGGTGGGGCTGCAGTACTCGGGCAAGACCACCTTCGTCAACGTCATCGCG tcaggtCAATTCAGTGAAGATATGATTCCTACTGTGGGCTTCAACATGAGAAAAGTTACGAAGGGTAATGTCACAATAAAG ATTTGGGATATAGGAGGGCAACCACGATTCCGAAGCATGTGGGAACGATATTGCAGAGGAGTTAATGCTATTGT CTACATGGTAGATGCTGCAGATCGTGAAAAAATAGAAGCCTCTCGAAATGAGCTGCACAATCTTCTAGATAAGCCACAGTTACAAGGAATCCCT GTTCTAGTACTTGGAAATAAGAGAGACCTTCCTAATGCTTTGGATGAGAAACAGCTAATTGAAAAGAT GAACCTTGCTGCTATTCAGGACAGAGAAATCTGCTGCTACTCAATTTCTTGCAAAGAGAAAGATAATATAG aTATCACGCTTCAGTGGCTTATTCAGCATTCAAAATCTAGAAGAAGCTGA